The stretch of DNA CCGTCGCCGTGGTTCATCAGCTACGACACCGACGCGGTCCGGCGGAGTATCCGGGAGTTCGCGGAGCGCGCGCCCGACTTCGGGGCCGCCGGGACGGGCCACGGCGTCCCGTTCTCCCGCGGGGGCCGCGAGCGGTTCGACCGGCTGGTCGGGCGGCTCTAGAGCTCCTCGGCGACGGCCGCCGAGGAAAGCAGGTTCGGGTCGACGACGAGGTCGGCCTGCCGGGCGGCGAAGTCCGGCAGCGACCCCTCCGCGTAGACGACGACGCGGACCCCCTCGTTGAGGTCCTTCGCGACGGCGATGGAGGTGGCCTGGCTCATCTCCGTCAGGAGGTAGACGTCGGCCTCGTGGATGCCGGCCTCCTCCAGGCCGGGGCGGTTGCCCACGTCCGCCACGGTGGCCTCGTGGCCCTCCGCCTCGAGCGCGTCGACGATCCCGTTGCCGTTGGGCTCGGCCCCGACGATGACGACC from Haloarcula litorea encodes:
- a CDS encoding DUF7126 family protein, which gives rise to MRVVIVGAEPNGNGIVDALEAEGHEATVADVGNRPGLEEAGIHEADVYLLTEMSQATSIAVAKDLNEGVRVVVYAEGSLPDFAARQADLVVDPNLLSSAAVAEEL